One window of Hippoglossus stenolepis isolate QCI-W04-F060 chromosome 1, HSTE1.2, whole genome shotgun sequence genomic DNA carries:
- the myef2 gene encoding myelin expression factor 2 isoform X2 gives MGDQQTFNMADVPALDEEEPKQEESTASVPSETDETSQEETPNGVKTDGEESKAPKENQDGKEKSSLNRRGNRYHPYKEKHSSGEREKKTAHRNRVFISNIPYDMKWQAIKDLMREKVGEVTYVELFKDAEGKSRGCGVVEFKDEEFVKKAILSMNKHDLNGRPLNIKEDPDGEHARRVLQRMGGQQGSRGQDMGPGGMNVPPSIANNPNIPPEVIHGLQAGRLGTTVFVANLDFKVGWKKLKEVFCMAGVVKRADVKEDKDGKSRGMGTVTFEQSLEAVQAISMFNGQMLFDRQMHVKMDEKSLPPEDFCQVEKSPQLPRGLGGIGMGLGPGGQPINSTRISGGGGMGSMGPGGMDTSGYGGMNRIGGDMYRSGMGGMDRDFSHSDMPVNRGFGDSFGGMGGGFGGGMGSGGMGHMGTGLGGGMGNMPADRMGSGFDRMGMSGMDMNRGFGGYGGGGPSHMGGGGMSDRGSGSKAGCQIFVRNLSYDLTWQKLKEKFSHCGQVMFAEIKMEGGKSKGCGTVRFDSAESADKACRMMNGTKINGREVDVRIDRNA, from the exons ATGGGCGACCAGCAAACCTTCAACATGGCAGATGTTCCGGCTCTCGACGAGGAGGAACCGAAGCAAGAAGAATCCACCGCGTCCGTCCCGTCCGAAACCGACGAGACGTCCCAGGAGGAGACTCCCAACGGGGTGAAGAC GGATGGGGAAGAATCTAAGGCCCCCAAAGAGAACCAGGATGGTAAAGAGAAGTCTTCTCTGAACAGAAGAGGAAACCGCTATCATCcctacaaagaaaaacatagtagtggagaaagagaaaagaagactgCTCATAGAAACCGAGTGTTCATCAGCAATATCCCCTATGATATGAAGTGGCAGGCAATTAAAGATCTAATGCGTGAGAAAG TTGGTGAGGTTACATACGTGGAGCTCTTTAAGGATGCAGAAGGAAAGTCAAGG GGTTGTGG TGTGGTGGAGTTCAAAGATGAGGAGTTTGTGAAGAAGGCGATATTATCTATGAATAAGCATGACCTGAATGGAAGGCCACTCAACATCAAGGAG GACCCTGATGGGGAACATGCCCGGCGTGTGCTGCAACGCATGGGAGGTCAACAGGGAAGTCGTGGACAGGACATGGGGCCTGGTGGGATGAACGTCCCACCCTCCATCGCCAACAACCCCAACATCCCACCTGAGGTCATCCATGGGCTGCAGGCCGGGCGGCTGGGCACCACAGTGTTTGTGGCCAAT cTGGATTTCAAGGTGGGCTGGAAGAAGCTAAAGGAGGTGTTTTGCATGGCAGGCGTAGTGAAACGAGCAGATGTAAAGGAGGATAAAGATGGAAAGAGCCGCGGGATGGGAACCGTGACATTTGAGCAATCACTGGAGGCGGTGCAGGCCATAT CCATGTTCAATGGACAGATGCTTTTTGATAGACAGATGCATGTCAAAATG GATGAAAAATCTCTCCCACCTGAAGATTTCTGTCAAGTAGAAAAATCACCTCAGTTACCAA GGGGACTAGGTGGTATTGGCATGGGACTGGGGCCAGGTGGGCAGCCAATAAACTCCACCCGcatcagtggtggaggaggcaTGGGCTCCATGGGGCCTGGAG GTATGGACACTTCAGGTTATGGGGGAATGAACAGAATCGGAGGAG ataTGTACCGATCCGGGATGGGTGGAATGGATCGAGACTTCAGCCACAGTGACATGCCAGTGAATCGAGGGTTTGGAGATTCCTTTGGAGGAATGG GTGGAGGTTTTGGAGGAGGCATGGGCAGTGGTGGCATGGGACACATGGGGACTGGATTAG GTGGTGGAATGGGCAATATGCCAGCTGACCGTATGGGCTCTGGCTTTGACCGTATGGGCATGTCAGGAATGGACATGAACCGTGGCTTTGGCGGCTATGGAGGCGGGGGGCCGAGCCACATGGGCGGAGGGGGCATGTCCGACAGAGGCTCTGGCTCCAAAGCAGGCTGTCAGATCTTTGTGAGAAAT CTGTCCTATGATCTTACCTGGCAAAAGCTGAAAGAGAAGTTCAGTCACTGCG GCCAGGTGATGTTCGCAGAGATCAAGATGGAGGGCGGGAAGTCAAAGGGCTGTGGAACGGTGAGATTCGACTCTGCAGAGAGCGCCGACAAGGCCTGCAGAATGATGAACGGAACCAAGATCAATGGCCGAGAGGTTGACGTGCGTATCGATCGCAACGCCTAG
- the ctxn2 gene encoding cortexin-2, with the protein MFSVHYNHSLAAMSGNDMMAHSLTLEQKTAFAFVGMLLVFLGLLIVRCFRILLDPYSSMPSSNWADGIEGLEKGTFEYALT; encoded by the coding sequence ATGTTTAGCGTCCACTACAACCACTCCCTTGCTGCCATGAGCGGAAACGACATGATGGCGCACTCCCTGACTCTGGAGCAGAAGACAGCGTTTGCCTTCGTGGGGATGCTCCTGGTGTTCCTGGGGCTGCTGATAGTCAGATGTTTCAGGATCCTGCTGGACCCCTACAGCAGCATGCCCTCCTCCAACTGGGCCGACGGCATCGAGGGGCTGGAGAAAGGGACGTTTGAGTACGCCCTCACttaa
- the slc24a5 gene encoding sodium/potassium/calcium exchanger 5 has protein sequence MNKVAPLQKKRRQDFIPYFLGLVIFLYCTVHLVSFTANTAQETRSSRVRRALENETECISPQSSEFPQGFFTVQERKDGGLVIYFLLIFYMLLAVAIVCDDYFLPSLEVISDRLGLSQDVAGATFMAAGSSAPELVTAFLGVFVTKGDIGVSTIVGSAVYNLLGICGLCGILASMAGRLSCWPLFRDCLAYAISVSAVIAIISDNKVYWYDAACLLLVYGVYIVVLCFDLRISEFVLRKLSPCCTCLGKGSGEKTETQPLMGWSDDTSLRVHSRSRTDSGIFQDDSGYSNLSLSLHGLNEIPEVEHKSVFAVPESDLKRIFWVLALPIIALLFLTVPDCRRRFWKRWYIVTFIMSAVWISGFTYLLVWMVTVVGDTLGIPDTVMGLTLLAAGTSIPDTVASVMVAREGKADMAMSNIVGSNVFDMLCLGLPWFIKTVFVDTENPVEVNSSGLVFISGTLLLSIVFLFVAVHVNGWKLDWKLGVVSLFSYILFATLAILYELGIIGNNPIRLCSD, from the exons ATGAATAAGGTGGCACCTctgcagaaaaagaggagacaggaTTTTATACCTTACTTTCTGGGATTGGTGATATTTTTGTATTGCACGGTTCATCTTGTGTCcttcacagcaaacacagctcAGGAAACTCGCTCCTCCAGGGTGCGCCGGGCTCTCG agaatGAGACAGAGTGCATCTCACCACAGTCCTCAGAGTTTCCTCAAGGCTTCTTCACGGTGCAGGAGAGGAAGGACGGCGGCCTCGTCATTTACTTTCTTCTCATCTTCTACATGCTGCTGGCTGTGGCGATTGTCTGCGACGATTACTTCCTGCCATCTTTAGAAGTGATCAGTGACC GTTTGGGGCTGTCTCAGGATGTCGCAGGAGCCACTTTCATGGCAGCTGGGAGCTCGGCACCAGAGCTGGTCACGGCCTTTCTGG gtgtgtttgtgacaAAGGGAGACATCGGGGTCAGCACCATCGTGGGGTCAGCGGTCTACAACCTGCTGGGGATCTGCGGCTTATGTGGAATCTTGGCCTCCATG GCCGGGCGTCTCAGCTGCTGGCCACTGTTCAGGGACTGCCTGGCCTATGCCATCAGTGTGTCTGCTGTTATTGCTATCATCTCTGATAACAAGGTCtactg GTACGACGCAGCCTGCCTGCTGCTGGTCTACGGCGTCTACATCGTGGTGCTGTGCTTCGACCTCCGCATCAGCGAGTTCGTCCTGAGGAAGCTGAGCCCCTGCTGCACCTGCCTGGGTAAAGGGTCTGGGGAGAAGACGGAGACGCAGCCTCTGATGGGCTGGAGCGACGACACCAGCCTGCGCGTGCACAGTCGCTCCAGGACGGACAGCGGCATCTTCCAGGACGACTCGGGATACTCTAACCTGTCCCTCAGCCTGCACGGCCTCAACGAGATCCCTGAAG TGGAGCATAAAAGTGTGTTCGCCGTGCCGGAGAGCGACTTGAAACGCATCTTCTGGGTTCTGGCCCTGCCCATCATCGCTCTGCTCTTCCTCACCGTGCCCGACTGCAGGAGGAGGTTCTGGAAGCGATGGTATATTGTGACCTTCATCATGTCGGCGGTGTGGATCTCAGGGTTCACGTACCTGCTGGTGTGGATGGTCACTGTGGTCG GCGACACCCTCGGCATCCCTGACACAGTTATGGGACTCACTCTGCTCGCTGCTGGAACCAGTATCCCCGACACTGTGGCCAGTGTGATGGTGGCCAGAGAAG GTAAAGCTGACATGGCCATGTCCAACATAGTGGGCTCTAATGTTTTCGACATGCTCTGTCTGGGCCTGCCCTGGTTCATCAAAACGGTCTTTGTGGACACGGAGAACCCTGTAGAAGTCAACAGCTCCGGACTCGTCTTTATTTCCGGCACACTCCTCCTTTCAATTGTATTCCTTTTTGTAGCCGTCCATGTGAATGGATGGAAACTGGACTGGAAGTTGGGAGTGGTTTCGCTCTTCAGCTACATCCTCTTTGCCACTCTGGCCATCCTGTACGAGCTGGGGATCATTGGGAATAATCCCATAAGACTGTGCAGTGACTGA
- the myef2 gene encoding myelin expression factor 2 isoform X1 — MGDQQTFNMADVPALDEEEPKQEESTASVPSETDETSQEETPNGVKTDGEESKAPKENQDGKEKSSLNRRGNRYHPYKEKHSSGEREKKTAHRNRVFISNIPYDMKWQAIKDLMREKVGEVTYVELFKDAEGKSRGCGVVEFKDEEFVKKAILSMNKHDLNGRPLNIKEDPDGEHARRVLQRMGGQQGSRGQDMGPGGMNVPPSIANNPNIPPEVIHGLQAGRLGTTVFVANLDFKVGWKKLKEVFCMAGVVKRADVKEDKDGKSRGMGTVTFEQSLEAVQAISMFNGQMLFDRQMHVKMDEKSLPPEDFCQVEKSPQLPRGLGGIGMGLGPGGQPINSTRISGGGGMGSMGPGGMDTSGYGGMNRIGGGMSGGGGFGGMDNMGNMGGFGGRDMAPVGRMGDMYRSGMGGMDRDFSHSDMPVNRGFGDSFGGMGGGFGGGMGSGGMGHMGTGLGGGMGNMPADRMGSGFDRMGMSGMDMNRGFGGYGGGGPSHMGGGGMSDRGSGSKAGCQIFVRNLSYDLTWQKLKEKFSHCGQVMFAEIKMEGGKSKGCGTVRFDSAESADKACRMMNGTKINGREVDVRIDRNA; from the exons ATGGGCGACCAGCAAACCTTCAACATGGCAGATGTTCCGGCTCTCGACGAGGAGGAACCGAAGCAAGAAGAATCCACCGCGTCCGTCCCGTCCGAAACCGACGAGACGTCCCAGGAGGAGACTCCCAACGGGGTGAAGAC GGATGGGGAAGAATCTAAGGCCCCCAAAGAGAACCAGGATGGTAAAGAGAAGTCTTCTCTGAACAGAAGAGGAAACCGCTATCATCcctacaaagaaaaacatagtagtggagaaagagaaaagaagactgCTCATAGAAACCGAGTGTTCATCAGCAATATCCCCTATGATATGAAGTGGCAGGCAATTAAAGATCTAATGCGTGAGAAAG TTGGTGAGGTTACATACGTGGAGCTCTTTAAGGATGCAGAAGGAAAGTCAAGG GGTTGTGG TGTGGTGGAGTTCAAAGATGAGGAGTTTGTGAAGAAGGCGATATTATCTATGAATAAGCATGACCTGAATGGAAGGCCACTCAACATCAAGGAG GACCCTGATGGGGAACATGCCCGGCGTGTGCTGCAACGCATGGGAGGTCAACAGGGAAGTCGTGGACAGGACATGGGGCCTGGTGGGATGAACGTCCCACCCTCCATCGCCAACAACCCCAACATCCCACCTGAGGTCATCCATGGGCTGCAGGCCGGGCGGCTGGGCACCACAGTGTTTGTGGCCAAT cTGGATTTCAAGGTGGGCTGGAAGAAGCTAAAGGAGGTGTTTTGCATGGCAGGCGTAGTGAAACGAGCAGATGTAAAGGAGGATAAAGATGGAAAGAGCCGCGGGATGGGAACCGTGACATTTGAGCAATCACTGGAGGCGGTGCAGGCCATAT CCATGTTCAATGGACAGATGCTTTTTGATAGACAGATGCATGTCAAAATG GATGAAAAATCTCTCCCACCTGAAGATTTCTGTCAAGTAGAAAAATCACCTCAGTTACCAA GGGGACTAGGTGGTATTGGCATGGGACTGGGGCCAGGTGGGCAGCCAATAAACTCCACCCGcatcagtggtggaggaggcaTGGGCTCCATGGGGCCTGGAG GTATGGACACTTCAGGTTATGGGGGAATGAACAGAATCGGAGGAG GAATGAGTGGTGGCGGGGGCTTTGGGGGCATGGATAATATGGGCAACATGGGCGGCTTTGGAGGGAGAGACATGGCTCCAGTTGGCAGGATGGGAG ataTGTACCGATCCGGGATGGGTGGAATGGATCGAGACTTCAGCCACAGTGACATGCCAGTGAATCGAGGGTTTGGAGATTCCTTTGGAGGAATGG GTGGAGGTTTTGGAGGAGGCATGGGCAGTGGTGGCATGGGACACATGGGGACTGGATTAG GTGGTGGAATGGGCAATATGCCAGCTGACCGTATGGGCTCTGGCTTTGACCGTATGGGCATGTCAGGAATGGACATGAACCGTGGCTTTGGCGGCTATGGAGGCGGGGGGCCGAGCCACATGGGCGGAGGGGGCATGTCCGACAGAGGCTCTGGCTCCAAAGCAGGCTGTCAGATCTTTGTGAGAAAT CTGTCCTATGATCTTACCTGGCAAAAGCTGAAAGAGAAGTTCAGTCACTGCG GCCAGGTGATGTTCGCAGAGATCAAGATGGAGGGCGGGAAGTCAAAGGGCTGTGGAACGGTGAGATTCGACTCTGCAGAGAGCGCCGACAAGGCCTGCAGAATGATGAACGGAACCAAGATCAATGGCCGAGAGGTTGACGTGCGTATCGATCGCAACGCCTAG